In Leptospira kanakyensis, a genomic segment contains:
- a CDS encoding FliG C-terminal domain-containing protein: MKTPSGSNKAALAYQILGRYLPDEVFAHLSDSEIESLLLKVESNPSPTKGQEKDILLSFTNFLQKKGGHSQKPNAQGRGYTGNNGEYTNNVYSPKNGGKTAPSHGKPPVGGSYANDDDHTQILGGANGKYPHSEHPETNELYSLLEEILKEEDSKRVGPIWSELPKFSLEMLRNLTMDESSEVIARVLSFSDPESASEVLAEYPESHREEIILALSEIDYHSDQERDQLERFFRFKMELIQKKMPVSKIRSRKAKTAGEILTRLPFLPSQNLIERIQKKSPEYAETIVEHYFRLEDLLHLGRTSLTRFFSEIHPLVIACALKGVETEFRDQVYSNLESWLVKEIKIEWDSLGPVSLAEIEEAQKGILDRLREAMDEGKVKLWRLK, encoded by the coding sequence ATGAAAACCCCATCAGGTTCCAATAAAGCCGCCCTTGCCTACCAAATCTTAGGCCGCTATTTGCCGGATGAAGTGTTCGCTCATTTGAGTGATTCCGAAATCGAATCCCTCCTTTTAAAGGTAGAATCCAATCCCTCCCCAACCAAAGGGCAGGAAAAAGACATCCTCCTTTCCTTCACAAATTTCCTCCAAAAAAAAGGGGGTCATTCACAGAAACCGAATGCACAAGGACGTGGTTATACCGGAAACAACGGCGAATATACGAATAACGTATACTCACCCAAAAACGGTGGAAAAACTGCACCTTCCCACGGGAAACCACCTGTCGGGGGCAGTTATGCGAACGACGATGATCATACACAAATTCTCGGCGGAGCCAACGGGAAATATCCGCATAGCGAACATCCGGAAACAAACGAACTGTATTCGCTACTCGAAGAAATATTAAAAGAGGAAGATTCCAAACGCGTGGGCCCCATTTGGTCCGAACTTCCCAAGTTTTCTCTGGAAATGCTCAGAAATCTGACCATGGATGAATCTTCGGAAGTCATTGCCCGAGTTCTCAGTTTTTCCGACCCGGAATCTGCCTCAGAAGTTTTAGCCGAATACCCTGAAAGTCACAGGGAAGAGATCATTTTGGCACTTTCTGAAATTGACTACCATTCAGACCAGGAAAGGGATCAGTTGGAGCGCTTCTTTCGGTTCAAAATGGAACTCATCCAGAAAAAAATGCCAGTTTCGAAGATCCGCAGCCGCAAAGCAAAAACGGCAGGTGAAATTCTGACTCGACTTCCTTTTTTGCCATCTCAAAATTTAATTGAACGAATTCAGAAAAAAAGCCCAGAATATGCCGAAACTATAGTAGAACACTACTTTCGTTTGGAAGACCTCCTTCATTTAGGAAGGACGAGCCTCACTCGGTTCTTTTCTGAGATCCACCCTCTTGTCATTGCTTGCGCATTGAAGGGAGTGGAAACAGAATTTCGCGATCAAGTTTATTCCAATTTGGAATCTTGGCTTGTGAAAGAAATAAAGATCGAATGGGATTCGTTAGGTCCTGTCTCTTTAGCAGAAATCGAAGAAGCCCAAAAGGGAATCTTAGATCGCTTGCGGGAGGCAATGGATGAGGGCAAAGTGAAACTCTGGAGATTGAAGTAA
- the fliH gene encoding flagellar assembly protein FliH, translated as MAKLVFKPIQIADLQEEVEIQLPDKYKKFHKTDEQEDFEIDQEGNIIEQYQGPSIEEIEAELQRYRQETEEQVRQLLEDAKKQAKAIEEEGRTKAFQMVQDSKEKIKLEEDSGRAKAEQILDRAKMEVERMIKEAEMKQAEIEHEAYQKGYDAGREVGFKKGQGEVRRLIDRLGTIIGKAIDIREEMIAASEKQMVEMILVIARKVIKDEIIERKEIVLNNIREAMKRIKDRDRIDIRVNFADLELTTAHKDELIKLMESLRKVNIYEDSRVDRGGVIIETDVGAIDARISTQLKEIEEAIRNVEPI; from the coding sequence ATGGCAAAACTCGTCTTTAAACCAATCCAAATTGCCGACTTACAAGAAGAAGTTGAGATCCAACTTCCTGATAAGTACAAAAAATTTCATAAAACCGACGAACAAGAAGACTTCGAGATAGACCAAGAAGGGAATATCATCGAACAGTACCAAGGTCCATCGATTGAAGAGATCGAAGCGGAACTCCAAAGGTATCGCCAAGAAACAGAAGAACAAGTTCGTCAATTATTAGAAGACGCAAAAAAACAAGCGAAAGCCATTGAAGAAGAAGGTAGAACCAAAGCCTTCCAAATGGTTCAAGATTCCAAAGAAAAAATCAAACTAGAAGAAGACTCCGGCCGTGCCAAAGCGGAACAAATCTTAGATCGTGCTAAGATGGAAGTCGAACGTATGATCAAAGAAGCCGAAATGAAACAGGCTGAGATTGAACACGAAGCATATCAAAAAGGTTATGATGCAGGTCGAGAAGTTGGATTTAAAAAAGGCCAAGGGGAAGTTAGGCGACTCATTGACCGACTAGGAACTATCATTGGTAAGGCGATCGATATTCGTGAAGAAATGATTGCTGCCTCCGAAAAACAAATGGTAGAAATGATTCTTGTCATCGCAAGAAAAGTAATCAAAGACGAAATCATTGAACGTAAAGAAATTGTACTCAACAACATTCGAGAAGCAATGAAACGAATCAAAGATCGTGACCGTATCGACATTCGTGTTAACTTTGCTGACTTGGAACTTACAACAGCACACAAAGACGAACTCATCAAACTTATGGAATCACTTCGCAAAGTCAATATTTACGAAGATTCTCGAGTGGATCGTGGTGGTGTTATCATCGAAACAGACGTGGGAGCAATCGACGCAAGAATTTCAACTCAGCTCAAAGAGATCGAAGAGGCTATTCGAAACGTCGAACCGATATGA
- a CDS encoding adenylate/guanylate cyclase domain-containing protein → MTRQKLIYLLIAILVTGCRMVTPSPQIHSGELDLQTFPFESGGAMELQGDWKFFPNQFGVPEDEVPSSHLPVPALWNQVPLRSGFPDGKGYGTYVLDIKLPEESQIYSVYMPEVRTSFKLMAGNRSLMSGVPGVSKETTTPSAWGQSFTIAAKNHLQIRIEVSNFHHKEGGLPNAPIFGLAEGVQNYILAQSTVDLALTGAIFMFGLYHFILFFYRNKQREAFYFGFFCLVFAVRIPFIGSKTIYAMFPDIPWDLVIYVEYASVFVLGILFLWFVDGLFPRFLDTKLILYFSAYVQFMLVYGLIIKPETYTQFEVVFQVLGVVYAVFLGIRLYQMVVKGLPDAGIFFLGYLVLFFGFVYDVILAYRGEGDSTLSQIAVFLFFGVQSTIVTLRTARTFRRKISLKDEFESINEEFILTNRFYAKFIPRDFLTHLGKESIEEVRLGDSSEREMTVLFADIWEYWDIIYSIPLENRMLFTNSYLGRIGPCVRKNNGFIDKYIGSAIMALFDGGIQNSIKAAEDIQWELEKYNERRRSFGYLPLHAGIGIHSGDTMLGILGEEERLESTVIADTVNLSSRIQGLTKKYGARILVSLTSLMLHEDLDTIPYRILDFVRVKGKQETVMIAEVLIPDIDPISNKKIENKDQFEAAIFDYERADFVSALEKFRAVFADNPDDLAAQIYVERCEYHQTAGVGEDWDGVSAWEK, encoded by the coding sequence ATGACCCGTCAGAAACTAATCTATCTTCTCATCGCCATTTTGGTAACGGGTTGTCGCATGGTGACTCCCTCCCCCCAAATCCATTCGGGAGAATTGGATCTGCAGACTTTTCCTTTTGAGTCGGGTGGAGCTATGGAACTCCAGGGGGATTGGAAATTTTTCCCTAACCAGTTTGGAGTTCCAGAAGACGAAGTCCCTTCTTCTCATCTCCCTGTCCCCGCCCTTTGGAATCAAGTTCCCTTGCGATCGGGGTTTCCTGATGGGAAAGGATATGGGACTTACGTTTTGGATATCAAACTTCCGGAAGAAAGTCAGATATATTCGGTTTATATGCCTGAGGTGCGAACTTCATTTAAATTGATGGCAGGTAACAGGAGTTTGATGTCTGGTGTTCCTGGTGTCAGTAAAGAAACAACAACACCAAGCGCTTGGGGCCAAAGTTTTACAATTGCCGCTAAGAACCATTTACAGATCCGAATTGAGGTCAGCAATTTTCATCACAAAGAAGGTGGCCTTCCCAATGCACCTATCTTCGGTTTAGCGGAAGGTGTTCAGAATTATATTTTGGCACAGAGTACTGTGGATTTAGCTTTAACTGGCGCTATATTCATGTTTGGGTTATATCATTTTATTTTATTTTTCTATCGAAACAAACAAAGGGAAGCTTTCTATTTTGGATTTTTCTGTTTAGTGTTTGCCGTTAGGATTCCTTTTATTGGAAGTAAAACCATTTATGCGATGTTTCCAGATATCCCTTGGGATTTGGTTATCTATGTTGAGTATGCTTCCGTTTTTGTTTTGGGGATTTTGTTTTTATGGTTTGTGGACGGATTATTTCCTCGTTTCCTAGACACCAAACTCATTCTATATTTTAGCGCCTACGTACAGTTTATGTTAGTTTATGGATTAATCATTAAACCAGAAACATACACTCAGTTCGAAGTTGTATTTCAGGTATTAGGTGTGGTTTATGCTGTGTTTTTGGGAATTCGGTTGTATCAGATGGTGGTCAAAGGATTACCTGATGCAGGAATTTTCTTTTTAGGATATCTGGTTTTATTTTTTGGTTTTGTTTATGATGTTATCCTCGCGTATCGTGGAGAAGGGGATTCTACTTTATCGCAAATTGCTGTATTTTTGTTCTTTGGTGTTCAATCAACTATTGTTACACTTCGTACGGCAAGAACCTTCCGCAGAAAAATTTCTTTAAAGGATGAATTTGAGTCCATCAATGAAGAATTTATTTTAACCAATCGTTTTTATGCTAAATTCATTCCACGTGACTTTTTGACACATCTTGGTAAAGAAAGCATCGAAGAAGTTCGGTTAGGTGATAGTAGCGAAAGGGAAATGACTGTTTTGTTTGCAGATATTTGGGAATATTGGGATATTATTTATTCAATTCCTCTAGAGAACCGAATGTTATTTACCAATTCTTATTTAGGCCGGATTGGTCCTTGTGTTCGTAAAAATAATGGTTTTATCGATAAATACATTGGAAGCGCCATTATGGCTCTGTTTGATGGAGGAATTCAAAATTCCATCAAAGCTGCCGAAGACATCCAGTGGGAATTGGAAAAATACAACGAACGTAGAAGATCGTTTGGATACTTACCACTCCATGCCGGTATCGGAATTCACTCGGGAGATACCATGCTTGGAATTTTGGGAGAAGAAGAAAGGCTTGAATCTACGGTCATTGCTGACACAGTCAATCTTTCTAGCCGTATCCAAGGTTTAACTAAAAAATATGGTGCGAGGATTCTTGTAAGTCTCACCTCGCTTATGTTACACGAAGATTTGGATACAATTCCTTATCGGATTTTAGATTTTGTTCGAGTGAAAGGAAAACAAGAGACTGTGATGATCGCAGAAGTTCTAATTCCTGATATTGATCCGATATCTAATAAAAAAATAGAAAACAAAGACCAATTTGAAGCTGCAATTTTTGATTATGAACGAGCAGACTTTGTTTCCGCATTAGAAAAATTCAGAGCTGTATTTGCCGATAACCCAGATGATTTGGCTGCGCAAATTTATGTAGAACGATGCGAATATCACCAAACTGCTGGTGTGGGTGAAGATTGGGATGGGGTTTCTGCATGGGAAAAATAA
- a CDS encoding sensor histidine kinase: MISKTRIYQLVFGFAFVLTPTLSSLAAEPCGTMITSFEKPIVLKTDWLFRKGDNLDWRDETVEESFWVKRSVPDYGISKTENLTGYHWYRCSFFLPENYTTPVEPIAIQLGRIRDIDEFYLNGTLIDKTGTVLPRMEVDFQKIRIYSLPTHLLKPGLNIMAIRIYAATNLNGLKEAPTIAKERLLRESAFSKEAFAMVCGYVFIFMGIYFLVGSIVRGRAGENFFFALFSIFMGIYVLIRTQHRDILFESFTWSYVAELLVLICLPIFFINFMHQYLKIKRNAVLLVYEVFLFVLFVITLFFRTPKTWILVIALFNYVLPVAMGLVIYLFVKNGKTNIAKVKFILIGIASLLPTILIDSLSALEIIISMPGTLYLGFLIFLVMISIQLSNDIVLGLENFIEQEKELIQMERVKTGFLINLSSEFKSGMEKIKKAIDNISTNSGKTTKEQTTTKSAAKKKTKTKSNSKQELDPVKQAEDHISYMSYMVEEAMLLRKLEDKTYIPFYESFSVAELIRSCVSSVENHLEQYRKNTSVEVKPGDLEIYFPKELLFSILRNLVENAYQYTDPKTDISIEFFNRDGFHQLIVMDEGMGLSQLEMETIFQKFVRGYRDKKNEIPGAGIGLTLVEATTKFLGGTVSLKSSEGMGAKFTIRIPEKPKK, from the coding sequence ATGATTTCGAAAACCCGCATTTACCAACTCGTATTCGGGTTCGCATTCGTTTTAACACCAACTTTATCAAGTTTGGCGGCGGAACCATGTGGAACTATGATCACCTCTTTCGAAAAACCAATCGTTTTAAAAACCGATTGGTTATTTCGTAAAGGAGATAATTTAGATTGGAGAGATGAAACTGTTGAAGAATCTTTCTGGGTCAAACGTTCTGTTCCTGATTATGGAATTTCAAAAACTGAAAACTTAACAGGATACCATTGGTATAGATGTTCTTTCTTTTTACCCGAAAACTATACCACACCAGTGGAACCCATTGCCATCCAACTTGGTCGCATTCGTGACATCGACGAATTTTACCTAAATGGAACCCTGATCGATAAAACAGGAACCGTACTTCCTCGAATGGAAGTTGACTTTCAAAAAATTAGAATTTATTCCCTGCCCACTCACCTTCTCAAACCAGGCCTTAATATAATGGCAATTCGCATTTATGCAGCCACAAACCTAAATGGCCTCAAAGAAGCACCTACAATTGCAAAAGAACGACTGTTACGTGAATCAGCTTTTTCCAAAGAAGCATTTGCGATGGTCTGTGGTTATGTATTTATCTTTATGGGAATTTACTTTTTAGTAGGTTCCATTGTTCGCGGACGAGCTGGTGAAAACTTTTTCTTTGCGCTTTTTTCTATTTTTATGGGGATTTATGTTTTAATTCGAACCCAACATAGAGATATCCTTTTTGAAAGTTTTACTTGGTCTTATGTTGCCGAACTTTTGGTTCTCATTTGTTTGCCGATATTTTTTATCAATTTTATGCATCAGTATCTAAAGATAAAACGTAATGCCGTTTTACTGGTGTATGAAGTTTTTCTTTTTGTTTTATTCGTAATTACTTTATTTTTTAGAACACCCAAAACTTGGATTTTAGTCATAGCACTTTTTAACTATGTTTTACCAGTTGCGATGGGTCTTGTGATTTATTTGTTTGTTAAAAACGGAAAAACTAACATTGCAAAAGTAAAATTCATTCTCATCGGAATTGCATCGTTATTACCCACCATTCTAATCGATAGTCTCTCGGCATTAGAAATAATCATTTCTATGCCAGGCACTTTGTATTTAGGTTTCCTCATTTTTCTTGTGATGATTTCCATCCAACTATCCAACGATATTGTTTTGGGTTTAGAAAACTTTATCGAACAAGAAAAAGAATTAATCCAAATGGAACGTGTCAAAACTGGTTTTTTAATCAATTTATCCTCTGAGTTCAAATCAGGAATGGAAAAAATTAAAAAAGCCATAGATAATATTTCAACGAATAGCGGAAAAACAACCAAAGAACAAACAACAACAAAGTCCGCTGCAAAAAAGAAAACCAAAACAAAGTCTAACTCTAAACAAGAATTAGATCCTGTCAAACAAGCAGAAGACCATATATCTTATATGAGTTATATGGTAGAAGAAGCAATGCTTCTACGCAAACTAGAAGACAAAACTTATATTCCTTTTTACGAATCCTTTTCTGTTGCGGAACTAATCCGAAGTTGTGTTTCAAGTGTGGAGAACCATTTGGAACAATACAGAAAAAATACCTCAGTGGAAGTGAAACCGGGTGATTTGGAAATCTATTTCCCTAAAGAATTATTGTTCTCAATTTTAAGAAACCTTGTTGAAAACGCTTATCAATACACTGACCCCAAAACAGATATTAGTATAGAATTTTTTAATCGTGATGGCTTTCACCAACTCATTGTTATGGATGAAGGGATGGGCCTCAGCCAATTAGAAATGGAAACCATTTTCCAAAAGTTTGTCAGAGGATACCGTGACAAAAAAAACGAAATCCCTGGTGCAGGAATTGGACTTACCTTAGTGGAAGCCACGACAAAATTTTTAGGTGGAACTGTGAGTTTAAAATCAAGCGAAGGAATGGGTGCCAAATTCACAATTCGTATCCCGGAGAAACCTAAAAAATGA